The segment ATGTATGATTTCAGTATTACTTGTACTTTCAGCACACCTTGCAGAGAGTAAACAGGCATAAATCTGTTCTTTTTAGAAGAGGCTGTTTTGTGTGCAGCTGTATGGACCTTTTCTTGGAAACCCTccacacaaacaacagcaacaaaagggCCTGCTCTTAATTAATTGAACACCCAGCTTGGACATTGTTAGTGCTTTGAAgaacttgtgtatgtgtgcgtgtgcattatTCATGCATGTGTTCTTAGCCAATgaaatggatgtgtgtgtgtgtgtgtgtgagtgtgagtgagtaagagaCTAACCCTCACCGCTGAACCTATATTCATAAACATTGCCATCAATGGTGCTACTCCACCACTTCAGCGGCTGCTTCAGTGGGTGGAGTGGGTCTCTAACAAAGGTGATACACCGTGAAAAAAACCCCTCAAGAGTGGAGAGTAAAAAGACAACTATGACAGCATGAGCCTGACGCTCACTGTCATTAAAGCACCAAAGGACACTAAATTATGCGGCAGATAAAAGAGGTTTGGAGCATTTGCTTTGAGTATCCATGCAtgttaagagagagaaagaatgagagtgACATCAACTGATCAAAaatgagtgtatatatataaaaaaacaactatctACTCATGTCCCTAACCCTGTCTACATAATTTATATAATTTTCAGCTAATATATCCATCCATAGACTCCTAGAAGATAGTTGGACTTTGGGACTTAGGCCTGCACCTATCCCATCTCACTCTATCCCCTCTCctcgtaaacacacacatacatacacacacacgcatgccacacacacgcagccatCCCTCTCTGACCCTCATATCGGTGCGGGTGATGAAGCCTTTGCCCTCCACGTCGCAGGTCTGGAAGAACTCCTTGGTCTTGTCCAGCAAGGCGATGCGGCCCCAGTCCGAGCCCCTTCTGCCCGGGCTCAGTGCGCAGCCGTTcaccctgctctcctcctccatctctgggACTCTTTAAGGACACTCAAAGAGTTGTGGTGCGCAAGCAGTGCGTAACTCAGTGGCAGTGCAGAGGGGAATCAGACATGGCCCCCTCACTGGCCCAGTATCCAGTGCGTTAGGGCCCTCGCGGTCACCATGACGACAGAGACAGGAAGCCGCATCAGATGAGGAGACCACAGATGAGTCGGTGGCTTGTTAATGTAAACAAAGCTGGTTTGGTGTTGCAGGCTCCtattagacagagagaaacactctaAATATATGTAGCATTTAAGTTGGATCTACAAATAAACTGACATGAGAAGAGAGTGTTTTTGAGAAAGCTAATGGGAAAATGTCTGGTTACACAAGTTATCAGAAAGTTAATGCAACACTCCTGTGCTTGTTACAGCGGTATAGTACTTCCCTTTTCTTAATAAGCCAGGAACAAGCAACTGAGAatggcatgtaaacatagtgTAAAGGATTATCTTAATACCCCGCCATACAGAACACATGACAGCGTAATGCCTGCAAGACCACAAGGGCCATTTCAAGAGGCACAGCCACACACGAATTCGATGTTGTATTTTTCCGCTCTTTCTCAGCGGTTTCTTGTTTTCATCACGACTTCATATTGGCCCGATGACTCAAACCAGGTTTTGAAGTATCTACTTGTTACATGTCTATTGAGTGACTGCACTTCAGTTTGTCTTGTCAAAGATACGCTCATTGTGCTTCAGACACCAAGTGCAACATGAGATGCAGATAAGTGGTTTTGTGGTCAGATGTACCAACTCACCACTTGTGATGCTGAACATTTTGCTGtagtgggaggggagggtgaCAGATTGGTCTCAGGCTTTGTAGTGAGATGAAAACAATTTGATTTTTAACAAGAATATAAAGTTGACTCAAAGTTTAAAACTTGACACTTATGTCTTATAATGTCTCCAAAGGGCTTCTTCCTCTTTGAACACAAAATACATTCCCTTATCAATAGACCGTATGAATGTATCTTACGCTCCACAGTATAACCTAACTACTCAAAAAGTAAACAACTTTACTCCTCTATAATTATTAAGAAGTATGATAAATAAAAGCTTTCTGGCATTCACTGAAAACTTGGGCGTACCTGTACAACAGTTGAGAAAACTTGAGCAAGTCCGTTCTGCGGCTATTTCAGTGTAACTAACATTAGTTACCACATCATCAAATGCTCATACTTTGCTGTGTGCTACACATCAGTTGTtcgaaaaaaacaacaaacagaaagatGTTCTTACCTTTTACAAACGATAGCCACAAGAAACTGaacccttttcctctctcaatATCAACAGAGCAGCTATCACGCTTTCTATTTAGGAAGTCTTGCCTCACAGATGAACGTTAGAGAAGTCATTCTGCAACCATGTGATGTCATGAGGCAGCGGCCTGGGGCTTTTCACTCtgcacagtgagagagaaggctGCAGAGTGAGTTCTCTCTATGCAAGCTGCACGTATGCAACATGTTTGCATCGCCTGTAACTATGACGACAATGGAGCCAAGGTCACTATAATTTTGAATAATAATGGTACAACTAATTCTGCTATGACCTTAATATCCATAACAAGTGGCTGCTTGCATCTGGGGATAATGAGAGTTGGATTAGGAAAGGAAATGACCAATTTCATCCAATCTTTAAGAGTTTCAGTATTAATATTAAGGAAAATTTGTTCTCTGGTCAAATTGAGTAATTGTTCTCCGCTTGATGACAATTGGCTAAAAACTGGTATTTGATTCGCACTTGAAAATAATTGCATTTTATTGCCAACTTATTATCATACATTCCATGATAAAAATGGACCTAATATGGAGAAAGACTAATGTCTTACAAGAGAAAGTTTTCCCATCTCTGGAGGTGCTATGATGCCATCTTGTGGTCTGAGATCAAAATGTGCAATAACATACAGTTATCTGGAACAGTATACTGAAGAATCAAGTCAAATGAccacaaacatttcactttgaGCTCAGAGGCAAAATAGTGTCAGATCACCACTCCAACTCTAAGACTCTTCATTTATATACAGCCCATGCATTGTAAGCACTCCTTAAATTAAATGATCAAGTGACAACACAGTCCTGCTGCACTTCAGCACAGTTGTCACTACCAtatttgaaacagtttgtaTTTAATAAAATGGCCAAAGATAGGCAAGTTCCACTCTTTCTGTATTCACTGTCCCACAGCAGCTCTGGCCTGGAGTCACTTCCCGGGTCCCTGGATCTTCTGAAGCAGGTATTCCATTTGCAGGTTCAGGTTGGGTTGTCCTTTCTTGGTCTTTTTGCTCAGCATCTGAAACgtctccatctttttctctttgtacTTCTGGATGGCCTCCTCTCTTTGCTGCTTGCTCTTCAGGTACtcctgggataaaaaaaaaaaaaacataatgacaGCAGGTCAGACTACAATTTGGCTTGGAGTCACGCAAAGCACAATTTGTGATACAGAGTAATAATATTAGCCTTATTTTCTGATGTAGGCGAAACACTTCACCTCTTTCTTATTTTTCCGTTTTTCTTTGATCCTCTCAAACTCCTCGCTAGTCTTCTGGTAGGATGTCTTCTTCATCATTTTCTTCCTCATACGGTTGCTCATGGGGAGACTGAGAGGGACATTATTAAGCCAGAATTAGTTTGTGCTTCACAATTTGTCATGCATATTTATTCTAGTAGTGACTTTCTCCATTTTTTACATGGGGTCTATCACTCCAAATCCTACAAATCTAGGGAAAACTGCTCACGGGTGACAAAATGGTGGCTGAAAATGTACTGCACAGCTGTGGTATGTTTTGGGTCTACATGTCCAGTATGTACTGCTACCTTTCTGCCTCCTTGGCCCCTGTTGGTTCAGGGTTTCCAGAGGCAGAACCTTCCTGCTCTGCTCCACCAGTCTCCGCTGCTGGATCTGCAGCTGCAGCCTGGTCTGCGGCAGCATCACCTCCAGCTCCGTCTTccgccttctcctcctcatgtcCTCTCATTCTCCGCTTACTCCTGTTCACCCTGTTCATCCAAGCCTCGTTCTTCAGTTTGGCGGCCTCGGCCACGTACAGGTGCCTGAGGTGTTCTGGATACTCCTCCTTGTACAGCGTTTTGGACTCGgggttcttcctcttctccttccgcAGCAGCTTGTTGTACTCATGCTGGACTTTCTGCTTCCTCTTGAAAGCAAACCCCTGACCTGACAGGTGGGAGGAAAACGCACACAATCAAATATCAGAGAGTTCTAGGTCCCATCTAGCCCTAATACCTCCCGTAGTCTCCTGTATGGAGAGAATGTTACTCCAAACGCTCTAAACCAGACCTTACTTGTTGGCAAACATCATGTAAACTAGGACCTTTTACAAATCGTTAGGAGCCACTGAGCGGGCATCAGATCCACCTAGCAGCACTTattttaataacattttaaattttagaatgttattgaatcttcttccaccaaaatacacagtaGAGGGCGGTAGAGTGAACCAATTCCGTTGAAAAAAGTtgatattgtattgaaatgaagtgctgcttggtggctcaattgtatgccgaatttaccagaagaccctAATATTGTATAAAATAACTTAAAACGTGTTCCAGCCGGTATGTATCTTTGCCTAGAAGGAAGACCAGGTTAAATTGCGAGATTTTTTAACTGACAATGGCGTGACGTCCCCACGTACGAGCTATGTCCCATAATTAGCTGTCAAACAGTccagtgtctttctctctacgTGCAGGTGGTTTCTAGAGGGCTGAATGTGACAACATCCCTAGTCAATTGACTGACTAATGTTACTACAGAGAAACGTTAGTTGGTTGTGTTCTAGCAAACCCTACCTTCCTTAATACTGCCGTCGAATACTTTGTGCTCTGGGACCCATTTCCTCTTCTTGTTGACACCCGCTGGCCTGTTTTGGGATTTCTTCCAGTTACCTCCTTTCCCTGTAAACTTTTCTTTATTCTTCATTTTCTGATCTGTTGGTGCCATTTCACTCAGTTATGTTGTGGAAAAGTGAAATGTTTACAAATCTCATGCCGTTTCAGGCTGCATGGGTTTCCTTAAGGACGCGTGGTGATGACGTGTTCTGGGCAGACATTATAAATAGATTGCAGAGCATTCGATCCCAAAATAAACCATTCGGTTCATGTTGCATTCGCGTCATACAAGAAAGCCGGTAGATACGCACTCCCTACTTGAAAATTGGACATGTTTCACAGAATGGCTTTGGAattatgatttattttgttgaccATGTAACTGATAAATATATTCACTATTGCTTACAATAATGGGTACATTTCATATACATAACAAATGGTCTGTATCCAAACCTAGGTTGCACTTAATACATAAGATAAGAAAGCTATACACGTATAATTTGTGCACATTAAAcacctgactttttttttttttaatttcttccttcttttttgtTAGTCATACAATGTGTGATAATATCCTGTACTGTGTGTGATTGTAGCATTTGGTAACGTTACACCCAAAATAGCTTCCGTAATGCCAGGAAAACCATCGTTGAGCATTTTCGACTGCTAATGCCTGAGCGTACATATCAAGCGGCGAAAGACTCGGTACGTGCTTCACACACGTCCGTCCTCTTCGTGGAGCTTACTGACATGGCGTCTTCCTCATTTACCCTCACAGACGTTCAGCAACGAATAGATGAAGTAAAGCGGTTTCTTTCTATATCTCTAAATATCGCCAATGCACACACTGTGGAGTTTTACACTCACGATGTGTGGAAGCAGTTCATGGCTGTGCCGCCAGAGGAAGTCCTGTCAGCCGTCAGTTCATATAATGGCCACGAGGGGGAGCCACAGCCCGGTGCAAATGGTAACTGCATCATAATATAGGAATGAGAAATACTTAATGGAAATCTGAAAGCTTGTAGAGTACTGTTAGATTTATGGTACAGTAAAGACAGCAGGCTTCTCTCACCCCCTACAATTTATATATAATTTACTTTAGTAttagtgttgttgttattattatacatCAAATATATATAAGTTTTAGTTTGTGTTTTAGTTTGCCATTTTAATACATTGCCTGAATACTTTATGATGATTTAAGGGCTTTTCACTTAAGGACCAAGATATGAGGGTCAGAGAAGACGACCGTCTGTGGCATgcgtgagtgtatgtgtgtgttttacaagGATAGGGGATAGAGTGAGATGGTACAGGTTCAGGCCTCAATGCCAATTTGTCCAACTAGCTTATATGCACTCTTGGATATCCTAGTAGTAAGCAGGAGTCTATGGAAgaagaatatattttttatacatttgtatattttttagatgtttgttttcaatacaataAAGACTACAAAATTTGAAAGGGAAATGTCTTTAACATCTACTGTAC is part of the Centroberyx gerrardi isolate f3 chromosome 24, fCenGer3.hap1.cur.20231027, whole genome shotgun sequence genome and harbors:
- the ccdc59 gene encoding thyroid transcription factor 1-associated protein 26 homolog; translated protein: MAPTDQKMKNKEKFTGKGGNWKKSQNRPAGVNKKRKWVPEHKVFDGSIKEGQGFAFKRKQKVQHEYNKLLRKEKRKNPESKTLYKEEYPEHLRHLYVAEAAKLKNEAWMNRVNRSKRRMRGHEEEKAEDGAGGDAAADQAAAADPAAETGGAEQEGSASGNPEPTGAKEAESLPMSNRMRKKMMKKTSYQKTSEEFERIKEKRKNKKEEYLKSKQQREEAIQKYKEKKMETFQMLSKKTKKGQPNLNLQMEYLLQKIQGPGK